The following are from one region of the Heliangelus exortis chromosome 2, bHelExo1.hap1, whole genome shotgun sequence genome:
- the IMPA1 gene encoding inositol monophosphatase 1, which yields MADPWQECMDYAVTLARKAGEIIRGALKEEISVMTKSSPVDLVTETDQKVENFIISLIKEKYPSHSFIGEESVAAGQGSVLTDNPTWIIDPIDGTTNFVHRFPFVAVSIGFVVNKKIEFGIVYSCVEDKMYTARKGKGAFCNGQKLQVSGQEDITKSLLVTELGSNRDPETIKIILSNMERLLSIPIHGIRAVGTAAVNMCLVATGGADAYYEMGIHCWDMAGAGIVVTEAGGVLLDVSGGPFDLMSRRIIAASSRAIGERIAKALQIIPLQRDDATN from the exons ATGGCAGATCCGTGGCAAGAATGTATGGATTATGCAGTTACTTTAGcaaggaaagctggggag ATAATCCGTGGAGCACTCAAAGAAGAAATATCTGTTATGACTAAAAGCTCACCAGTAGATCTAGTGACAGAAACTGATCAAAAAGTAGAaaacttcattatttctttgataaaagaaaaatatccttcTCACAG CTTCATCGGAGAAGAATCTGTTGCAGCTGGACAGGGCAGCGTTTTGACTGATAACCCCACATGGATTATTGACCCTATTGATGGAACTACCAACTTTGTACACAG gtTTCCATTTGTGGCAGTTTCAATTGGCTTTGTTGTAAACAAAAAG atagaGTTTGGTATTGTGTATAGTTGTGTAGAAGACAAGATGTATACtgccagaaaaggaaaaggtgcaTTTTGCAATGGTCAGAAACTGCAAGTATCAGGCCAAGAGG acaTTACAAAATCCCTCTTAGTAACAGAACTGGGATCAAATCGTGATCCAGAGACTATAAAAATAATCCTGTCTAACATGGAAAGACTTCTCAGTATTCCTATTCATGG GATTAGAGCTGTTGGTACAGCAGCTGTGAACATGTGCCTTGTGGCAACGGGTGGAGCTGATGCCTATTATGAAATGGGAATTCACTGCTGGGATATGGCAGGGGCTGGAATTGTTGTTACTGAAGCAGGTGGAGTACTGCTGGATGTATCAG GTGGCCCATTTGATCTGATGTCTCGAAGAATAATTGCAGCAAGTAGTCGAGCTATAGGAGAAAGAATAGCCAAAGCACTTCAAATAATTCCTCTGCAAAGGGATGATGCAACTAACTGA